From the Thermoproteota archaeon genome, the window TTGTGCGTCTCCAGAGTCTAAGATTGCTGCTGCAGCAGATGTGATATCAATACCAAGTGCTTTGCCTAGTTCTTGTTTACTTGGTACAAATGCATATGCTGCACCTTGTTCTTCACATAAGATTGGCAAGTGTGCAACTACCTCTGGTGGTTCAACATCTTCAGCAATAACTATCAGTTTACTGGTACCTCTCTCAATAGCCTTTGTAGCCTCGTTAGTTCCTTTCTTTACTTTACCGCTTGTGGCAGCAACTCGTACTGCTTCCAAGATTGGACTAACCAGGTCTTCTGGCGTTTCAAATTTAACATAATATGCTTTACCCATACTAAGTCACCCTAAGGGATCATCTCTCATTCCCTGAATGCAAGCGATTGGTTTTAAAAGTGTTATTCGGAAAGTGCCAAAGTTACTATTTTCATGTATTTAGACATCAGCTCATCAAGTTTTTCTTGGGAGCTAGCTTCGGCATATATTCTAACGATAGGTTCAGTTCCGCTAGGTCTTACCATTATCCAGTTTTTGCTATCTACGTTGATTTTGATGCCTTCGGTTGTGTCTGCCGACGGGTTTTGTTCCTTTAGGGTTTTGATAAGACGCACTGATTGTTCCTTTGTACAGGAAACCTTGTCTTTTGTAGTAAAGCTTGGAGGCAGCTCCTTTGTTAATGCCGATAGTTTTTGCCCAGACTTTGATAAGAGATCTAGTACAAGGCACATTGTCATGGCCCCGTCCCTAACTTGATTATGTTTTCCAAACATAAAACCACCATTTTCTTCAAAACCAATTAGTGCATTCATTGGAACCATCTT encodes:
- a CDS encoding 50S ribosomal protein L7ae encodes the protein MGKAYYVKFETPEDLVSPILEAVRVAATSGKVKKGTNEATKAIERGTSKLIVIAEDVEPPEVVAHLPILCEEQGAAYAFVPSKQELGKALGIDITSAAAAILDSGDAQHIVDQVVSSIAKLKGGKSDQ